AAATGCAGTCCGCCTTGGTGCACAAATGTGTACATAACCAGACCAAGTGGGCTGCTGTCTTTACATTTTCTACAGATAATATAATGACAGAACATGCTAATAAAGAGCAAATAGAACAGTTGTTATGATATAGGCAGATGCCTCTGAAACAGGCTTGAGTGTTAAGCGTAAGTCCCACACCTTTAATACCAGTATACATGGACAAGCTGAAATACCTCAGCATTTGGCCCTCAGTTTGTACAGTTAGTACAGTGGTTATTACACCACTCTTTACGCTGTCATAAATGTTGCAAACAAACTGCTCTAGTGAAACATATTAGTTTTGTTATGACTGCAGATTGGCAtctcagcagcagtgtgatgttttaaaaaagcaaaaacaacaaaatagtaTTTGAATATGCATTCAGTGTTTAAACTAGTCATGAAGAATATTGTTCTTCCCAGGGACAAAGCTACAGTGGAGCAGTGCCATCACCCTGGCTGTATTTGTGTGGCTGTTCACTGCCTTCTGGGCTGCCATGCCGCTCACTGGCTGGGGAGAGTATGATTATGAGCCCCTGAGGACTTGCTGCACATTGGACTATAGCAAGGGAGACAGGTACTGTATACACCTATATTCTGCATGatgttataaatatatataaatacgaCTACCACTATTTTCAACATACTGCGTGTGTCTCGCCATAGAAACTATGTGTCCTACTTGATCCCAATGAGCATCTTCAACTTGGGcatccagatgtttgttgtCATGTCTTCTTACCAGTCCATTGCACAAAAATTCAAGAAGACAGGAAACCCCAGGGTAAGTACTCTAAATTAAATATCCAaaagctttatatatatatatatatatatatatatatatatatatatatatatatatatatatatatatatatatatatatatatatatatatatatatatatatatatatatatatatacatatgatTAAAAGAAAAGCTCTGTAAATATCAAGATTCCATTTGGAGGTGCAATattcacatataaacacacagagaacaaaCCCAAGTTTAACTGATTTTCAGGAATTACTCTAAAATCCACAAATTTGACATTTATGAGAACAGAGCCATAAATCCTAGAAATATGTAGTCCTTATAAAGGCTCTTCCTGCTTTGAAGTCACCCACTGAAAGAAATCAGAAGGATTCTCCTCAACCTAGCGTAAGCGCCACATCCTCATGTGGCCATTAttcagagaaacaaaacaggCTGTGAATGAGGAGCATTTACACTGGGATATATGTAGGTCATTACCACAGGGGGAAGATCAGTGGCTTTAGCTGGGAATGTGGGCAGTAGCTGGTGTGCAGCGAGAAGAACAATGTTCAGTAGTGGAGTTCTGTAAGGGTTGAATCAGGTGGCCCGCTTTATGTTGCATAACCTCATTACTTACAGTCATCTGAGTTGGCTGGAACGACACTTTCattacaaacacaaactaccAAATGGAGACACCCAGTACTCCACCAGAGAAAAGCAATTATGTAATAATCAAATAGCTTATAGTCAAACtttttgaaaagaaagaaagtatgCCATAAAACCTTGAGGCAGAGCGTTGCCCAGGTGTGTATTATGGCATAAAATTAAGCAGAGAAATTAGAGCTAAATGGTCACAAATAGGCTTGGTGTTATCTAGAAATAAAAACTAAGACTTGCAAATGTGAATCAACTTTTACAGATCCAACCATTTTTACTTCTGAAAAGCTTCAAGCACAAACaaaattccattttttttttaatttatttacaggTGGTTAATGGTATGTGTGTAGGGATTGCCTGATACACACAGATCAGAATGCATTCTGCATGTTGAGCTGGGAGACTCTGCCCAATCTCAGCATCACAGATTCACAATCACAGTGCTGCTGGAAAACCTGGACAAAATtggaaggatttaaaaaaaaaaaaaaaaatacattggtTTGCCAACCCTCAGTTAAAATGTGTATAAACCATTTAGCAGACAAGAGAACAGCACTAAAGGACAGCTGAGTGGCTCATCTAGGGTTGCCAATTTCTACCTTACCAAAGTGCTGAGGCTGACCAAACTAATCTAAAAAGGAAGAGGCCTCAAAGCCCTTCCTTTATGAACCAAAAATATATAGATTAAATAAGCATTTTTATGCACACAGGAAAAAGTCTGAACATCAGGCTTTTTCaacatttcagttttacttGAGTCACTTTACTTTAGTGTCATATCTATTACACATTTCAATGTCTATAATCCAGGTTTCaacaaaacatcatcatgaGCTGTTTACTTTGTTATATTTGATATACACACAGTAGCTAAATACATAATCTCTCTCTAAAATGATGCAGTTGCATGCATTTACCTACCAGGCACAGCAGAGTAAGCATAGCTTTTCCTACAAGTATTCTCAGTATGGAATGATCAGGATTTAAGAGCCTGTGATTTTGCATGTCTCTACACCTCAGGCAGAGTTTATTAGCTGTAGTCATTTGGTAGATGACTGCCATCCTCAAGTTCAATCCTGAGCTCCATTATAGCTGCTGGGACATTTTTATTGCCCTGTTTGTAAGTCAACaatattttttctgtgtttttaagttttattataGAGACTTTTTAGTACTGTGTAATGTTTGCACATTCTCCCAGGGCCTCTGTGGTTCTCTGTGgctactccggtttcctcccacaggccaAAGCAAtgaatgttaggttaattggtgattctaaatttgaTGTAGGAGTGGACGTGAgcatgaatggctgtctgtttgtctgtgttagctctgtaaTGGACTGCAGCCTGTAAAATGCAGGCTATTTTCAGCAAAGGCATTATTGTGCATAAGGATGTGTGCCTCTAACGGCATACAGGCCTCTCTAAACAATAAACTCACTACCCATATATTGCGGCAACTGGTTGTAGTAACAATGGGAACACATTTTACGATACCATAAGTGGCTTTAGTTAGtatcattacacacacacacacacacacacacacacatatatatatatatatatatatatatatatatatatatatatatatatatatatatatatatatatatatatatatatatatatatatatatatatatatatacacacaaaaccACCATGTAGCCTAGTAAGTAAGCAGataagtaagtaaaactttataAAGATAAAGATAAATATCTTAAACCAAACATAAACCCTAGTTTTGACCATCTCTTAAGTGCAGCATACATCTGTGGAGCTATGCGAGCAGAGCATTTAAATctagaaagaagagaaagaaagaaacaaaaagacattTGTATGCACAGAAAGCTTTTCTAAAGCACCcccaccgccaccaccaccaccacccaaaaaaaaaaaaaacagctctgtgAGGTCACAAAGGTGAAGAAAAGGCAATACAATGTCAAGTAAAACAGGATAAATGAACTTACAGCTACTTTTAGCTATATGCTAAGGGTGTTAATACTGCTCTGTATGTGTGAACTGTGGCACACAAGAATGTCTGCTTTGATCCTTGGATTACAACAACCTGTTCTCTCAGTcactcactgtttttgttttctagcTTAGCATTAATGATCTTAACGCAACCTCTTTTTCACCCAGGCATGTGACTTGCCTCCAAGCAGAAAACCTCATGACGCAAaacatttttgtctctttcccTCTTTGTGGCTTGCTAACCATTTTTGTTCTATTCCTCTCTTTTCCCCACTTTTTATTCCTTTGCACATTTATCCTTTCTGCTCTACCAATTGTTTTCACCCGGCAGTTCAACCCAAACACTCCTCTGAAGACTATGCTGTTTTGCTGGGGCCCCTATGGGATCCTGGCTTTCTATGCTGCTGTGGAGAATGCAAACCTCGTCTCACCCAAGCTCAGGATGGTAATGACTATCATTGTATACTATGGCACTAAAACTTTCTAgtataaatcttttttttttttttttttttaaattgaacctttattttaccaggagaATCCCACTGAGATTTAAAATCCCTTTTACAAGGGAGTCCTGGCCAAGACGAGCAGCAATATACAGAGATACAGaacaacagacacaaaaacaaacatatacaaCAGCAGTTAACATAGAGGTGAAATAAAATCATTAGACTTGAAAATTAAAACATATGTGTATTTAACCAAAATATCTCTTCAGTTAAAACACTTACAACCAGACATCTGTACCTcaaagttttttaaaatgtgttaaaaacaaagaaaactgtaAATGACCACAGTTGTTGTGTCCTGTCTCTGCAGATAGCACCTATCCTGGCCAAGACGTCTCCCACCTTCAATGCCCTTCTGTACGCACTGGGAAATGAGAATTACAGAGGGGGTATTTGGCAGTTAATCACCGGGGAAAAGATTGATGTGCCTCAAACTGAGAACAAGTCCAAATAAACTAAGCAAGCAATATTTACATGCATACTGTCCTTGTGGTTTCTCACAGGTACATAGAAGTTTCTGTTTGCGAGTGTCTGTGCATGTGGTGTGTCTTGAGCAGTGGTAGCCATTGCATTTGTTCTCTCCATTGTGTCTGCAGTTGTATTTCTTGAAGGACTGTCATattgcaaaagaaaaatgtgaagtAACTTGTACCCCCTAATGGACTTTGGGAGAGCAGCATTGGTTTATTATACCAAAAAAGTACAGCAAAAAAATTGGGCTTGGCTACGTCTGTAACTAACTTGATTTCTCTGGTTTtcaatttaaatgtgatttattttcattttgagttCATCTTAATAATTGCTTACCATAaacatatccatccattcatgttAATCCGACTGGTTTCAATGCAAACACTCCAACAAAGCAAGTAATGCATGGAGCGTCACACCATATTATGCAGATTACAGCAAATAttgctatttattttttaaggactTTATTACTGCAGCCTGGCCTCTATTAATCATTTTTCATTATGCTTAAAGTGCAAATGTCATTGCAGACAGTAATCTGAGCATTTTCTCCTCACTAGTTGCCTATTTTTGCCATCTGGTTGAAGATGAAAGGCTCTTAAATAGATTAATTCAGCTAAAAAACGAGACATCGCAGTTTGACATTCAAAAGGCATTTCTTAATCCTTACCGTGCCTGTTAATGAAATATGAACGTGCATCCAGGCCACTGATATCCCATCATGTGTTGTAGGGTTGTGAGTGATCGCTGTATCCAGGGTAGAACTGCATTAATCCTCTAAATAAGAGGACCATTCTTGAATTCACACCCCCCACAACAGTCCCTGCCTGTAGATTAAGCGAACATGCCTTTCTCCTACAGACCAGCATCCAAAATAAAAACGCAAGTCtgcaataataaaatatcaagAACTCTGAATTTATCAGTGTTATCGACACAAGCAAATTTATGTCTGGTTTAGAgttaacatttcattttatatatttgacTTTTGCATATCATGAAATTTGTTcttaccacaaaaaaaaaaaaaaatcattatataATGACTATTTTTAAAGTAGGTTTCAAAAACCAAGTAGCACACtcttatggttttcttttactgAAGGATgttatttataatataaaatgttaaactatAAAACACGCATAAACCTTCAGGGGACAGAGGAGTGTTTctgaattaaatataaaagctTAGATATATGTTTATATAGGACATCTTTTTAAAGACGTGGGATATTTTAAcaaatcatttttctgttttataatgAATGCGTTCAGTTCATGATGTAGCATCCAGTTGTGGTTAGAAGTTggaaatgattgtacagcatatcTATTTTTTTCCAATGACCAGattgtcccttagcaagttgcaacTCAACCAGACGcgtttggtagccatcaacaagcttctggcataattctggctcaatatttgaccactctttgcggcagaattggtagagtttatttaaattgcttggtttcctggcacagaccttGCTTTTAAGCTTAgttcacaaattttcaatagggttgaggtcaaTGTTTTAAGAAAAGCCAtcccagaagcttaatgttgtTCTGCTTtatgtgtttaggatcattgtcttgttggaacaCCAaattgtgtccaagtttcaaccatgTAGCTGCTGATTTGAGGGGAAGTTGAAAAATTTGGAGGTAGtgctccttcttcattattctgTCCGCTTTGTGCAATACACCAGTACCGTCATGTCATTAAAGAAGTATGCTTTACAATTATCCTATCctcaaaaaagaaatcattaaaagccccaaattaccatgacagtCATctccatgatgagtgtatggaaacttctgaccacCACTGTAAATCCACAGTAGCACAAACAGGGCCATCCACACCCAGACTCTCCCATGTAAATGAAAAATAGTTTAAGTCCTTTCAAATCCTAAATATTAGTTGGTGGGACGTCAATATTAGTTGTACTTTGTACAATGTAAAAGGATATACAGTAGATTTGGTAGAGTCGCTGATCCCTATAAAATCCTGTAAATACTGGTAAGAATTGCTTTTTGTGTCAGTTGATGTAATGCTTATAATTTACAGACAGTCATCCTGTTTAATCTAAAACAATGACAATGTGTATTCAATTCTCCATTAATATCCATTCAATTCTCAAATAATTAATAAAGAATTGCAGATATCTAAACTCCcttgtcttttgttgttgttttattcacATTCTAAAAGATTGGTATGCTTACCTAACAAATGTAAACTACCACTGATGATTGAGATAAAACTTCAGAATACGCACAGTGCTTCTGTAGTTCAAATAGCAGCTATATGTGCAATGCTGGAAAGGAATTATGGCTGCTTTATGCTCTTTTATCTCATTTTGTATTTCAGAGGAAAATGTTGAGCTATTTACTCCACTACATTTCTTCAGCAGTTTGAGTCGCTATTCAGTTTAAGTATAGATGactaaaataaatgttaattaaGAAATATATTGTGATTTATGAGTATTGTGAATTGTGGGTCATTTTCTTATTACCTTTCTAGTCATTGTGATCTACTAAATTATGATGTCTTATGTCAACAATGGGTTGTATCTATTACAGTGTAATATTGGCAGATAGACAATTTAGGGTGGGCAAGGTATGTTCTCTACTGAGAGCCTTCTAGCTTATTAACTGAACTGCATGTctgactgaggtgactgagttggccattgaagaatatgccatttctttgccttgagaagcTCTTGGGGTGTCATTATccttttgcactgtgaagcactgtccaatcagttttgcagcatttggctgaatctgagcagagagtatagccctgtaatGTTCATAATTCATgctgtcacatcatcaataaacactagtgacccagttccactggcagtcatacatgcccatgccataacactgtctccaccatgtttggcagatgatgtggtatgctttagattatgagctgttttgctccttctccatacttttctcttcccatcatccTCTTTagcaggctcttttagatgttttctggcaaagtctaatctggccttcttgttcttgagtgtaaccagagGTTTGAACCTTGTTCACCTTGattaaaccctctgtatttccattcatgaaagCATCTCATGACTTCAACAATGACACACTTACCTCATTGATAGTGTTTTTATGTGCTTTGAAGGGGTCCCTTTTAACCAAAGACATTATTCTGTCATCATCTGCTTTAGTTGTCTTCTCTGGTTTTTCAGGACTTTCAGGGTTGCTCAGCTGGCcattgcattctttttttttttttaagaattacCAGATTGTCAATTTGGCCTCTCCTAAAGTTTTTTCATATCGCTCTGATaggttcattttgttttttcagcctaaAGATGGCCTCTTTCACTTGTATTGATGTCTCTTTCAGAGTCATGTTATCATATAACAGGACTCACCTggtcatgaaactgcttgtcagtcaattatccaattacttttgagacTCTGAAAATGGCAAATGATGTACAAAAATGGCTGTTATTCCTAAACTGTTaatgcaatctttttttttttttttttttttttgtgaaacccCTTGAGTTAAAGTTGAAACTCTGCAGTTCATTCACATCTGGATTGTTTGGATTTAaagtggtgtacagaggcaaaactacaaaacaaaATACGTCATTATCCAACAATATCTGGATTTAACTGTATGTAGATGTGCTGTATACCATACGTAATGTGGAATGTTTTTCTACACTCTAGTATTGCTATTTGTACTTAAGTTAAAGCTCTTTGTATTTCTTCCATCTCTGAATATGTGTCAGTGTGATTACGAGTCAGTATGCATTCAACCAGCATTGTGAAGATAACACCCAGAGGATGTAACATACAGTAGAATCCCCCAGTTGGTGTTTTTAAGCAGATTAATTGATGACAGCCTGTCAGTTGAGTGAATTGTTGCATAAGTACTGCTGACATGTGTCATCAGCAACTTCCTCATTTATTCCAGGTAATGCAACCAATCTCCAGGAAACATTAGACATTTCAGGTTCCCTAATCTTGAACTAAGGATTATTTGTGCTGATGCAGAAGTCCTTATgagattatttttgtaattatcAACATAAAATCACCACCAGAACCTTGATGGCATGTATATTCAAGTCCCCAGACACTGATGGGCATATGGAGCTGTCATCTGTTAGGGAGCATTATTCTGACCCCACTTCCTAAACCGCTGCAGGCCATTATCATCTGCCAACATGACAGAATCTTTAGTTTCAAAGAACATTACGCAAGAAATAATTAGAAAGTAAATTCACCATCAGGGTAAAATAGAAGTAAGCTCACCCAGCTCTGTTCATTTAGGCTTCTTCCTGGTATCACCATCATTTCTCCAGCAATCAAAATAGCAGAGCATCATCAGCTCACCAGTTTGAGGTCCAAGGAtgtaagctttttgttttttacataagaaaaaaaagaacaagaaaaaaaagataaaatacttATTTCTGTGCAGTATGCCACTCCCACACAAATAATGTATTAAACATTTGAGAATAGAGAaataatatttctttaaagggtttATTAATAGCTAATCATAAAGTGTCATCACAGATGAGGTCTGCAGATTAATTGTTTAAAGCACACTGACCAAAGATTTACTTCAAATAGCTGCTGGATTATGTTCTACTCTGAATCCAAATATCTGGCAGCTGAGCAtggttagctttttttttttttttttttcatcggCTTTCCTTCTCTTACAATCAAACATATTCAGGTACTTAGAGTTCACTGAGGATTATGTCTGGTCAACCAATGAAGTTTCCATGTGGGCTTTTTGAGAGGATTACATAGCGACATGACTACAAGTGCTGGAGTAAGAGGGAATCAAGGAGCGTCTGGACTGTTCGAGAAAGAAAGGGAAGTCATGAAACAGTATTTTTCTGAGCTATGAGGGagaagaacaataaaaaaataaggtgGAGAACTAAGGGGGtcacaggagtgtgtgtgtgtgtgtgtgtgtggtgtgtgtgtgtgtgtgtgtgtgtgtgtgtgtgtgtgtgtgtgtgtgtgtgtgtgtgtgtgtgtgtgtgtgtgtgtgcctttgaGCTAAAAGCTAGACCCACAACCTGCAAACTtgcaaacaacaaaaagtaaataacacaaaattagcATGACGTTTAGCCGCCCGGTAGTATTTTTCCCTATTAGAATGCCAACATTTGCAAATTAGCGCTACAACAGAACAGCTGAGGTTAAAAGTAATGTGACTATTAGTGCAGATTTTTGTTCTTGGCTAAAAAAGTACCGTCTAACAATTCTCTGTGTTAAATACACTAGTACATGTCCATGCTACTGTATATTTTGGGCTGGGATTTAAGTCCTCTGGTAGTTGCTAGGTAATAAGATAGCGTCATAATATGTCAAGTCTGATTCAAGTTTTGTGGACATAAATGACATGCTATTGTCCTGAAATACAAATCATACCATGCTTTTGATAAGGTGCATACAGCACCTTATCAAAAGCATGGTTCATTTTAGCCAGTCAGTAGGTGGTTTCTAGGTAGCATGATACGAATTTCAAACACATTACCCAGAACAATATGCAA
This is a stretch of genomic DNA from Archocentrus centrarchus isolate MPI-CPG fArcCen1 chromosome 15, fArcCen1, whole genome shotgun sequence. It encodes these proteins:
- the rgra gene encoding retinal G protein coupled receptor a is translated as MVASYPLPEGFSEIDVFSLGSCLLVEGLLGFFLNAVTMVAFFKVRELRTPSNFLVFSLAMADIGISMNATIAAFSSFLRYWPYGSEGCQTHGFQGFMTALASIHFVAAIAWDRYHQYCTRTKLQWSSAITLAVFVWLFTAFWAAMPLTGWGEYDYEPLRTCCTLDYSKGDRNYVSYLIPMSIFNLGIQMFVVMSSYQSIAQKFKKTGNPRFNPNTPLKTMLFCWGPYGILAFYAAVENANLVSPKLRMIAPILAKTSPTFNALLYALGNENYRGGIWQLITGEKIDVPQTENKSK